One genomic segment of Terrihabitans soli includes these proteins:
- a CDS encoding DMT family transporter: protein MPVLSRQELVLVLITMIWGATFLTVQLAMQVSGPFFFVGVRFTFAGLLLMAVFAPLMRGLTRTELFGGIAIGASLFLGYFLQTYGLQTISSSKSAFITALYVPLVPLLQWLVLRRPPGLFSWIGIALAFTGLVLLAGPDAGPIAFEAGEIATVLCAVAVAGEIILISHFAGRVDSRRVTAVQLLAAGLFSFALMPVAGEPVPEFSWFLAASALGLGLASAGIQFAMNWAQKSVSPTRATLIYAGEPVWAGIVGRIAGDRLPAPALFGAALILAGVIVSELRFGKSRSPVEEIDDGISKGHP from the coding sequence ATGCCGGTCCTCAGCCGGCAGGAACTCGTTCTCGTCCTGATCACCATGATCTGGGGCGCGACCTTTCTTACCGTCCAACTGGCCATGCAGGTCTCCGGCCCGTTTTTCTTCGTCGGGGTGCGCTTCACCTTTGCCGGGCTTCTTTTGATGGCGGTCTTTGCGCCCCTGATGCGCGGGCTGACGCGGACCGAGCTTTTCGGCGGCATCGCCATCGGCGCCAGCCTCTTCCTCGGCTATTTCCTCCAGACTTACGGCCTTCAAACCATTTCGAGCTCGAAATCGGCTTTCATCACCGCACTTTACGTGCCGCTTGTGCCGCTCCTGCAATGGCTGGTGCTGCGCCGTCCGCCGGGCCTCTTCAGCTGGATCGGCATTGCGCTCGCTTTTACCGGGCTTGTGCTTCTCGCCGGTCCCGACGCGGGGCCGATCGCCTTCGAAGCCGGCGAGATCGCGACCGTTCTCTGCGCCGTCGCCGTTGCCGGGGAAATTATCCTCATCAGCCATTTTGCCGGACGGGTCGACAGCCGCCGCGTCACCGCGGTTCAGCTTCTTGCAGCCGGTCTGTTTTCCTTTGCGCTGATGCCGGTCGCGGGCGAGCCGGTTCCGGAATTTTCCTGGTTCCTGGCGGCCAGCGCGCTTGGACTTGGCCTTGCCAGCGCGGGAATCCAGTTTGCGATGAACTGGGCGCAGAAATCCGTCTCGCCGACGCGTGCGACTTTGATCTATGCAGGCGAGCCCGTCTGGGCGGGTATTGTCGGACGCATCGCCGGAGACCGGCTGCCGGCGCCGGCCCTGTTCGGCGCGGCGCTCATTCTCGCCGGTGTCATCGTCAGCGAACTGCGCTTCGGCAAGTCTCGCTCACCCGTCGAAGAAATTGACGACGGCATTTCGAAGGGACATCCCTAG
- a CDS encoding flagellar basal body-associated protein FliL has product MRALSTLSAALAALLLASVAAEAGPKNATVMIIRHAEDADSGPGISAAGQARAQSYAGRGWPGGRPSLLIAASDSKKSQRPRLTLLPLSRAIGIPVNAGFNDENPNGVARYLSNAGAGKTTLIAWRREEMPQLISALGGNPSSFLPGGGWPKGVHNWTVVLKFDASGNVVPGESRLVR; this is encoded by the coding sequence ATGCGCGCACTTTCAACGCTCAGCGCGGCGCTCGCCGCCCTCCTTCTCGCGTCCGTAGCAGCCGAAGCCGGGCCGAAAAACGCGACGGTCATGATCATCCGCCATGCCGAGGACGCGGACAGCGGACCTGGAATCAGCGCGGCAGGACAAGCGCGTGCGCAATCTTATGCCGGCCGTGGCTGGCCGGGCGGACGGCCGAGCCTTCTCATCGCGGCTTCCGATTCCAAAAAAAGCCAGCGCCCGCGCCTGACGCTTCTGCCTTTGAGCCGCGCCATCGGCATTCCGGTCAATGCCGGCTTCAACGATGAAAATCCCAATGGCGTCGCGCGCTATCTGTCGAATGCCGGCGCGGGCAAAACGACGCTGATCGCCTGGCGCCGCGAAGAGATGCCGCAACTGATCTCGGCGCTCGGCGGCAATCCCTCATCCTTCCTGCCGGGCGGCGGCTGGCCGAAGGGCGTGCACAATTGGACGGTCGTTCTGAAATTCGATGCGAGCGGCAATGTCGTTCCCGGCGAAAGCCGTCTCGTCCGCTAG
- the trmB gene encoding tRNA (guanosine(46)-N7)-methyltransferase TrmB, whose protein sequence is MSDIDQEHRRRGALYGRRKGKPLRAGQAERFDTLLPRLKIDLTTPAPDDLRTLFGAPVDEFRLEIGFGGGEHLLHEAEQNPKTGFIGVEPFLNGMAKALAGIDERKIPNIRLFDNDAALLLDWLPPGCLSRVDLLYPDPWPKKRQFKRRFVSPENLKKIVRALKSGGEFRFASDIESYVEWTLAHVRAQPALQWTAEKADDWRVAWAGWPGTRYEAKAIRETRTPAYLIFRKI, encoded by the coding sequence ATGTCCGATATCGATCAGGAACACCGCAGGCGCGGCGCTCTTTATGGGCGCCGCAAAGGCAAGCCGCTGCGCGCCGGTCAGGCGGAGCGGTTCGACACTTTGCTGCCGCGCCTTAAGATCGATCTGACAACTCCGGCGCCGGACGATCTGCGCACTCTGTTCGGCGCGCCGGTCGATGAGTTCAGGCTGGAGATCGGCTTCGGCGGCGGCGAGCATCTCCTGCACGAAGCCGAGCAAAATCCGAAAACCGGTTTCATCGGCGTTGAGCCGTTTTTGAACGGCATGGCGAAAGCGCTGGCAGGGATCGACGAGCGGAAGATTCCGAACATCCGTCTGTTCGACAATGACGCGGCGCTTTTGCTCGACTGGCTGCCGCCCGGATGCCTTTCGCGCGTCGATCTTCTCTATCCCGATCCCTGGCCGAAAAAGCGCCAGTTCAAACGCCGCTTCGTCTCGCCGGAGAATCTCAAAAAGATTGTTCGTGCGCTGAAGAGTGGCGGCGAGTTCCGCTTCGCCAGCGATATTGAAAGCTATGTCGAATGGACGCTCGCCCATGTCAGGGCGCAGCCCGCTTTGCAGTGGACGGCGGAAAAGGCCGATGACTGGCGTGTGGCCTGGGCCGGTTGGCCGGGCACGCGCTATGAGGCGAAAGCGATCCGCGAAACCCGCACGCCGGCCTATCTGATCTTCAGGAAAATCTGA